The following proteins are encoded in a genomic region of Alnus glutinosa chromosome 8, dhAlnGlut1.1, whole genome shotgun sequence:
- the LOC133875312 gene encoding F-box protein At3g56470-like — translation MGKRRKNTTESSTTPTVENQRCWSSLPVDPLTMIIRCLCFLDHFSFRAVCKQWRLASKNCPVQYPLWLMISRNSTATKWEFGDPSTRRIYTVDVPELCRSSTRLLLSKHGWLLVFSSEPSPSLFFFNPFSRARIDLPWSTDFSGMTHMLKFRYRRTMINDYMPVFALSAPPTSPHCIVYAATYIYEENLEISFCRRGDSTWTTRRVDKTPGIKFAPIKNAMVHAGIFYWVEKEGRVRAYRETDKGDKYRCFRRAKLALRDDKVYSYMVDSGDGKVSMCVDFPLMGPRQAITLLEDIDDPIEIENLESYDDKYRVNRKRDGYATLGPSWLRLDSFPVGSWCLSSSDSEDDHGPKFCNWHLLKMKRCRSSCGLSGDSVWIEPKWIEPSLAIAWCT, via the coding sequence AtggggaaaagaagaaaaaacactaCAGAATCAAGTACAACGCCGACAGTTGAAAATCAAAGATGTTGGTCCAGTCTTCCCGTAGATCCTTTAACAATGATAATCAGATGCTTATGCTTTCTTGACCATTTCTCTTTCCGTGCGGTCTGTAAGCAGTGGCGTTTAGCTTCAAAGAATTGCCCGGTGCAATACCCACTTTGGCTCATGATCTCGAGGAACTCCACGGCTACTAAATGGGAGTTTGGGGACCCCTCCACCAGGCGCATATACACAGTTGATGTCCCAGAGTTATGCAGGAGCAGCACAAGGTTGCTGCTCTCAAAGCATGGCTGGCTCCTTGTGTTTTCTTCGGAACCTTCCCCATCTCTATTCTTCTTCAATCCATTCTCTCGAGCACGGATAGATCTCCCTTGGTCAACTGACTTCTCTGGAATGACACACATGTTGAAGTTCAGATATCGCCGGACTATGATCAATGACTACATGCCAGTTTTTGCTCTATCAGCACCCCCAACATCCCCCCATTGCATTGTCTATGCCGCCACCTATATTTATGAGGAAAACCTTGAAATCAGCTTCTGTCGCCGCGGTGACAGTACTTGGACTACAAGGAGAGTTGACAAAACTCCAGGAATCAAATTTGCACCTATTAAGAATGCAATGGTCCATGCTGGGATATTCTATTGGGTGGAGAAGGAGGGGCGGGTCAGGGCATACCGAGAGACTGACAAAGGCGACAAATATAGATGTTTTAGAAGAGCCAAGCTAGCTCTTCGCGATGACAAGGTTTACTCATACATGGTAGACTCCGGAGATGGGAAAGTGTCGATGTGTGTTGATTTTCCTTTGATGGGGCCGAGGCAAGCCATTACTCTCTTAGAGGATATCGACGACCCAATTGAGATTGAAAATTTGGAAAGTTATGACGACAAATATCGTGTAAACCGCAAACGTGATGGGTATGCAACACTGGGGCCGTCTTGGCTGCGGCTGGATAGTTTCCCTGTTGGTTCTTGGTGTCTCTCATCATCTGACTCTGAGGATGATCATGGTCCAAAATTTTGCAATTGGCATTTGCTGAAAATGAAAAGATGCCGAAGTTCTTGTGGTCTCTCAGGGGATTCTGTTTGGATTGAACCCAAATGGATTGAGCCATCACTAGCCATTGCATGGtgtacttaa
- the LOC133874849 gene encoding fructose-bisphosphate aldolase, cytoplasmic isozyme 1, which yields MSAFVGKYAEELIKNARYIATPGKGILAADESTGTIGKRLASINVDNIESNRQALRELLFTSPNALSHLSGVILFEETLYQKTSDGKPFVEVLQENNVIPGIKVDKGTVELAGTNGETTTQGLDSLGARCQQYYKAGARFAKWRAVLKIGPHEPSELAIQQNAQGLARYAIICQENGLVPIVEPEILTDGAHDIKKCAAVTEIVLAAVYKALNDHHVLLEGSLLKPNMVTPGSDSPKVPPEVIAEYTVTALRRTVPPAVPGIVFLSGGQSEEEATRNLNAMNRLDVLKPWTLSFSFGRALQQSTLKTWAGKKENVGKAQDTFLVRCKSNSEATLGKYTGGGAGGLASESLFVKGYKY from the exons ATGTCGGCCTTTGTAGGAAAGTATgcag AGGAGCTTATCAAGAATGCCAGGTACATTGCCACCCCTGGGAAGGGCATTTTGGCGGCTGACGAGAGCACCGGCACCATTGGCAAGCGTCTAGCCAGTATTAACGTGGATAACATTGAGTCCAACCGCCAAGCCCTTCGCGAGCTCCTCTTCACCTCTCCTAATGCCCTCTCCCACCTCTCCGGTGTCATCCTCTTCGAGGAGACCCTCTACCAAAAAACCTCAGACGGAAAACCTTTTGTGGAAGTCCTTCAAGAAAACAATGTCATTCCAGGCATCAAAGTCGACAAGGGCACGGTCGAGTTGGCCGGCACCAACGGTGAAACCACCACCCAAGGCTTGGACTCGCTTGGAGCACGGTGCCAGCAGTACTACAAGGCCGGTGCACGCTTTGCAAAGTGGCGTGCCGTCCTCAAGATTGGCCCTCACGAGCCCTCTGAGCTGGCAATCCAACAAAACGCCCAAGGCTTGGCTCGCTACGCCATCATTTGTCAGGAGAATGGGCTGGTGCCGATTGTTGAGCCTGAGATTTTAACTGATGGGGCTCATGACATCAAGAAATGCGCTGCTGTTACTGAGATTGTGCTTGCAGCAGTCTACAAGGCACTGAATGATCACCATGTACTTCTCGAAGGCTCACTCCTAAAGCCCAACATGGTCACCCCAGGCTCTGATAGCCCAAAG GTACCCCCTGAGGTGATTGCTGAGTACACAGTCACCGCACTCCGCCGAACTGTCCCGCCCGCAGTGCCAGGGATTGTGTTTTTATCTGGTGGACAAAGCGAGGAGGAGGCAACACGGAATCTTAACGCAATGAATAGGTTGGACGTTCTGAAGCCATGGactctttctttctcatttgGGCGAGCTTTGCAGCAAAGCACGCTCAAGACATGGGCTGGAAAGAAGGAGAATGTTGGGAAAGCTCAGGATACGTTCTTGGTGAGGTGCAAGTCTAATTCGGAGGCCACTCTAGGAAAGTACACCGGCGGGGGTGCTGGTGGTTTGGCTTCTGAGAGTTTGTTTGTCAAGGGTTACAAGTACTAG
- the LOC133875981 gene encoding F-box protein At4g00893-like gives MIIRCLCFLDHFSFRAVCKQWRLASKNCPVQYPLWLMISRNSTATTKWEFGDPSTRRIYTVDVPELCRSSTRLLLSKHGWLLVFSSEPSPSLFFFNPFSRARIDLPWSTDFSGMTHMLKFRYRRTIIYDYMPVFALSAPPTSPHCVVYAATYIDEENFEISFCRHGDSTWTTRRVDKTPGIKFAPIKNAMVHAGIFYWVEKEGRVMAYRETDKGDQYRCFRRAKLALRDDKVYSYMVDSGDGKVSMCVDFPLMGPRQVITLLEDIDDPIEIENLESYDDKYRVNRKRDGYATLGPSWLRLDSFPVGSWCLSSSDSEEDHGPKFCNWHLLKMKRCPRSCGLSGDSVWIEPKWIEPSLAIAWST, from the coding sequence ATGATAATCAGATGCCTATGCTTTCTTGACCATTTCTCTTTCCGTGCGGTCTGTAAGCAGTGGCGTTTAGCTTCAAAGAATTGCCCGGTGCAATACCCACTATGGCTCATGATCTCGAGGAACTCCACGGCTACTACTAAATGGGAGTTTGGGGACCCCTCCACCAGGCGCATATACACAGTTGATGTCCCAGAGTTATGCAGGAGCAGCACAAGGTTGCTGCTCTCAAAGCATGGCTGGCTCCTTGTGTTTTCTTCGGAACCTTCCCCGTCTCTATTCTTCTTCAATCCATTCTCTCGAGCACGGATAGATCTCCCTTGGTCAACTGACTTCTCTGGAATGACACACATGTTAAAGTTCAGATATCGCCGGACTATAATCTATGACTACATGCCAGTTTTTGCTCTATCAGCACCCCCAACATCCCCCCATTGCGTTGTCTATGCCGCCACCTATATTGACGAGGAAAACTTTGAAATCAGCTTCTGCCGCCACGGCGACAGTACTTGGACTACAAGGAGAGTTGACAAAACTCCAGGAATCAAATTTGCACCTATTAAGAATGCAATGGTCCATGCTGGGATATTCTATTGGGTGGAGAAGGAGGGGCGGGTCATGGCATACCGAGAGACTGACAAAGGCGACCAATATAGATGTTTTAGAAGAGCCAAGCTAGCTCTTCGCGATGACAAGGTTTACTCATACATGGTAGACTCCGGAGATGGGAAAGTGTCAATGTGTGTTGATTTTCCTTTGATGGGGCCGAGGCAAGTCATTACTCTCTTAGAGGATATCGACGACCCAATTGAGATTGAAAATTTGGAAAGTTATGACGACAAATATCGTGTAAACCGCAAACGTGATGGGTATGCAACACTGGGGCCGTCTTGGCTGCGGCTGGATAGTTTCCCTGTTGGTTCTTGGTGTCTCTCATCATCTGACTCTGAGGAAGATCATGGTCCAAAATTTTGCAATTGGCATTTGCTGAAAATGAAAAGATGCCCAAGGTCTTGTGGTCTCTCTGGGGATTCTGTTTGGATTGAACCCAAATGGATTGAGCCATCACTAGCCATTGCATGGagtacttaa